From one Culex quinquefasciatus strain JHB chromosome 3, VPISU_Cqui_1.0_pri_paternal, whole genome shotgun sequence genomic stretch:
- the LOC119769102 gene encoding uncharacterized protein LOC119769102 gives MPSSQPLVVPPQTIPSLQPLVLPSPQRQAPPPPLITQPLQTAPQALTHAASTSSSSSTATNRIVPDARFSVESYQQSKAPECCDALAEPLAQLFNTSLSTGVFPCFWKKSFLFPVHKKGPKRDVRNYRGIAALCAVSKLFEVIVLDFIKFNCCDYIAQDQHGFMAKRSTSSNLVTYSSFILRTMQKRKQIDAIYTDLLAAFDKLNHRIAVAKLERLGFSGSLLEWLRSYLTGREMSVKVGDVISAIFAVFQASHKAATWVP, from the exons ATGCCCTCGTCCCAGCCTCTGGTTGTGCCACCGCAAACCATACCCTCGCTCCAGCCTCTGGTTTTGCCGTCGCCGCAAAGACAGGCCCCGCCTCCGCCTCTGATTACGCAGCCGCTGCAGACTGCGCCTCAGGCTTTAACCCACGCCGCATCAACATCTTCCTCGTCATCTACCGCTACCAACCGCATTGTTCCCGACGCACGATTTTCTGTGGAAAGCTACCAGCAATCAAAAGCTCCTGAA TGTTGCGATGCACTCGCGGAACCGCTGGCTCAACTCTTCAACACCTCGCTTTCCACCGGAgttttcccatgtttctggaAGAAGTCGTTTTTGTTCCCTGTTCACAAAAAGGGGCCTAAACGTGACGTCCGGAACTATCGCGGAATCGCTGCCCTCTGCGCTGTAAGCAAGCTCTTCGAAGTCATTGTGCTAGACTTCATCAAGTTCAACTGTTGTGATTATATCGCCCAGGATCAACATGGCTTTATGGCGAAACGTTCTACCAGTTCCAATCTGGTCACCTATTCGTCCTTCATCCTACGAACCATGCAGAAACGGAAACAAATTGACGCCATCTACACGGATCTATTGGCAGCATTCGACAAGCTAAACCACCGTATTGCTGTTGCTAAACTCGAGCGACTGGGCTTCAGCGGTTCTCTGCTCGAATGGCTTCGCTCCTACCTCACCGGACGAGAAATGAGCGTGAAAGTGGGCGACGTAATTTCTGCCATATTTGCTGTTTTTCAGGCGTCCCACAAGGCAGCCACCtgggtcccctga
- the LOC119770195 gene encoding uncharacterized protein LOC119770195, translating to MHSLSNQYQSNIVHHNLLTIRELRIMFEELESTGLTPLSLNDIYNFISVTSFYHGNHLIFSFDVPRVSETIYEKMRIEPLPTNGKMIDLGRHSTFLVSKTEVLSVLQNEKSSIFRRNELLNITDACIVPLFQVLKGKCPFKEITLQTQVQLLTFGTIIVKSALNTTLSSTCGINEKQLYENNMIIFHNCSVIIQNQLFKNLELQFNHPNILPIKSTQIVESHLEKQFNLSVLHEAQKVNRHHLKSLRTYQHSSLGGILVIILIIIAALAYIQWNAITAFFKKRTGRALTRGGGVNNELALRTSTEVPTTFPTTSPPRIILTPTTTTNQLTQHHTASHRCCAPSFPQGSIEERDCKVNTDTACIINL from the coding sequence ATGCATAGCTTAAGTAATCAGTACCAATCAAATATTGTGCACCATAATTTACTAACCATTAGAGAACTAAGAATAATGTTCGAGGAGCTGGAATCAACTGGACTAACACCACTAAGCTTGAATGATATCTATAACTTCATAAGCGTCACAAGCTTTTATCACGGGAATCACCTTATATTCAGCTTCGATGTTCCAAGAGTGTCGGAAACAATTTACGAGAAAATGAGAATTGAACCCCTTCCCACAAACGGCAAAATGATTGACTTAGGAAGACATTCAACCTTCCTTGTTAGTAAAACTGAAGTCTTATCAGTTCTACAAAATGAAAAATCGAGCATTTTTCGaagaaatgaacttttgaacattactGATGCATGCATCGTTCCattatttcaagttttaaaaGGAAAATGTCCTTTTAAAGAAATAACACTGCAAACTCAAGTTCAGCTGTTGACATTTGGAACTATAATTGTCAAATCAGCGTTGAACACAACATTAAGTAGTACATGTGGAATCAACGAAAAGCAGCTTTATGAGAACAACATGATAATTTTCCATAACTGCTCAGTAATAATTCAGAACCAATTGTTCAAAAACTTAGAGCTTCAGTTCAACCATCCAAACATCCTACCTATCAAATCAACGCAGATAGTAGAGAGTCACTTAGAAAAGCAATTCAATCTATCCGTCTTGCATGAAGCCCAGAAAGTCAATCGTCATCATCTGAAATCTTTAAGGACTTATCAACATTCATCATTAGGGGGTATCCTAGTTATCATTCTCATAATCATCGCGGCCCTTGCATACATCCAATGGAACGCGATAACAGCTTTCTTCAAGAAACGCACGGGACGTGCTTTGACTAGAGGGGGAGGAGTTAACAACGAGCTTGCCCTGAGAACTTCAACCGAAGTTCCCACGACCTTCCCTACGACGTCACCACCACGGATCATCTtaacaccaacaacaacaacgaatcAGCTGACACAGCATCACACAGCATCACACCGATGCTGTGCCCCATCTTTCCCACAAGGCAGTATTGAAGAACGTGACTGCAAGGTAAACACAGACACAGCTTGTATTATTAATTTATAA